A portion of the Actomonas aquatica genome contains these proteins:
- a CDS encoding glycosyltransferase, with product MTIFCTYCDQGYAARMLCLHDSLATDGSPFKLYVLCMDEPTMRVVQAERSHSLIAISWQELKRADPDYAATEATRSPVEFIFTTTPAWVNHCFRLETEAEAVTYLDADLWFTGPFSEVLAQQGEASIGIVPHRFPARLKVREQYGIYNVAWVSFRRNEAGLACLAWWRERCIEWCEDAVDGERFADQGYLNSFGKLFSGVTVLESPGINAAPWNVREYKLQLNERQGLDIGGEPLLFYHFQGVREVAPGWFEPGLRAYGTELTDELHHWLYAPYLERLARRQAELRRFGIMPAFRNERLNTSRSWRDQWERVKRRYVLPWWGRLMQRLVHAPEPVQAFPILVVTPTLGDSPWLEETIDSVATQTMPCRHVLVCPPEKVSALRQRFPGTEVYPEPGGGMYAAINAGLAAAGEWGAFTYINDDDVLLPGFSKVAKAAQSGEAAVFYGGVRLINTRGERTGAIPISPWSRLNRRLYAQRVEPVYQHGTVFTRAVYDRIGGFDTDLKFCGDSEILARACVSGVRFRRASFGVVAAFRLRAGQLTKNLPVMLAEHHKLYDKHRLPAAKLGLSHRLARAVFLVGNLGVYLERIRRHGFIGFGEVLAKVE from the coding sequence ATGACGATTTTCTGCACGTATTGCGACCAGGGTTACGCGGCCCGCATGCTCTGCCTGCATGACTCGCTCGCGACCGATGGGAGTCCATTTAAACTCTATGTGTTGTGCATGGATGAGCCGACGATGCGGGTGGTGCAGGCGGAGCGGTCGCACAGCCTCATCGCGATTTCGTGGCAGGAACTGAAGCGGGCTGATCCCGATTATGCGGCGACCGAGGCAACGCGAAGTCCGGTGGAGTTCATTTTTACCACAACGCCGGCGTGGGTGAATCACTGCTTTCGCCTGGAAACTGAAGCCGAGGCCGTAACTTACCTCGATGCCGATTTGTGGTTTACCGGGCCGTTTTCGGAAGTGTTGGCGCAACAAGGTGAGGCTTCCATCGGGATCGTGCCGCATCGCTTTCCAGCACGGCTCAAGGTCAGGGAGCAATATGGCATCTATAACGTCGCGTGGGTTTCCTTCCGTCGGAATGAAGCCGGTTTGGCGTGTCTGGCTTGGTGGCGCGAGCGCTGCATCGAATGGTGCGAGGATGCGGTCGACGGTGAGCGCTTTGCCGATCAAGGATATCTCAATTCCTTTGGGAAACTCTTTTCCGGTGTCACCGTGCTGGAGTCGCCCGGAATCAACGCGGCGCCGTGGAACGTGCGCGAATACAAGCTGCAACTTAACGAGCGGCAAGGTTTGGACATCGGTGGTGAGCCCTTGCTGTTTTACCACTTTCAAGGGGTGCGGGAGGTTGCTCCCGGGTGGTTCGAACCTGGACTCAGAGCCTATGGGACCGAATTGACGGATGAGCTGCACCATTGGCTCTATGCTCCGTATCTGGAGCGGTTGGCCCGGCGTCAGGCGGAGTTGCGGCGATTTGGGATCATGCCCGCATTCCGTAATGAACGACTGAATACCAGCAGATCCTGGCGCGACCAATGGGAGCGCGTCAAACGTCGGTATGTGTTGCCTTGGTGGGGGCGCCTGATGCAGCGATTGGTGCACGCACCGGAGCCCGTGCAGGCGTTCCCCATTCTGGTCGTGACCCCGACTTTGGGGGACTCGCCTTGGCTGGAGGAAACGATCGACAGTGTGGCGACGCAAACGATGCCATGCCGACACGTTCTGGTATGTCCGCCCGAAAAGGTCTCTGCGCTCCGCCAACGTTTTCCCGGCACCGAGGTTTACCCGGAGCCCGGTGGAGGGATGTATGCCGCGATCAATGCGGGTTTGGCGGCGGCCGGCGAGTGGGGCGCTTTCACCTACATCAATGACGACGATGTGCTGCTGCCCGGATTCTCCAAGGTCGCCAAGGCCGCCCAATCGGGTGAAGCCGCGGTATTCTACGGTGGAGTGCGACTGATCAACACCCGGGGAGAGCGCACCGGGGCCATTCCCATTTCGCCTTGGAGCAGGCTCAACCGTCGACTTTACGCTCAACGGGTGGAGCCGGTGTATCAACATGGGACTGTTTTTACGCGCGCGGTCTATGACCGTATTGGTGGATTTGATACGGATCTTAAATTCTGCGGTGACTCTGAAATCCTGGCGCGGGCCTGCGTATCCGGCGTCCGGTTTCGGCGAGCATCCTTTGGGGTGGTGGCGGCATTTCGGCTCCGGGCAGGGCAGCTCACCAAGAATTTGCCGGTCATGTTGGCGGAGCACCATAAGCTCTACGACAAGCACCGTTTGCCGGCAGCGAAACTGGGTTTAAGTCATCGCTTGGCTCGGGCCGTCTTTCTAGTCGGAAACCTTGGCGTGTATCTCGAGAGGATTCGCCGCCATGGATTCATCGGTTTTGGTGAGGTGCTCGCCAAGGTCGAGTGA
- a CDS encoding glycosyltransferase family 2 protein has translation MPASAPLISIVVVCRDPGPDLPLCLDSVWSQDCESGTYELVVIDGASRDGTAAWLSRQASRLGHLLSEPDDGVYAAMNKGVAAARGAWILFLGADDRLADEHVLQHMATHLRSSEAGLVSAQARYSDGRLYASCLPLRPVQRNPLHHQCTFYRRSMLPTPTTFDPSLRIAADYDLNLRLLLSEQSVETVPTLISHCRSGGLSDAGHWITYREEITVRRRHFPFGQRLLWDIFSVLRFLRKKVHRLLRPV, from the coding sequence ATGCCCGCCTCCGCTCCATTGATCAGTATTGTCGTGGTCTGCCGCGACCCGGGACCGGACTTACCTCTCTGCCTGGATAGTGTCTGGAGTCAGGACTGTGAAAGCGGCACCTACGAACTGGTCGTAATCGACGGCGCGTCCCGCGACGGAACGGCAGCGTGGCTTTCGCGCCAGGCAAGTCGCCTCGGGCATCTGCTTAGCGAACCCGACGACGGTGTATACGCCGCCATGAACAAGGGCGTGGCCGCCGCCCGGGGGGCGTGGATTCTGTTTCTCGGTGCCGATGATCGCTTGGCTGACGAGCATGTATTGCAGCACATGGCGACGCACCTGCGCTCGAGTGAAGCGGGTTTGGTCAGCGCGCAGGCGCGATACTCCGACGGGCGTCTTTACGCCAGCTGCCTGCCCTTGCGACCGGTGCAACGAAACCCACTGCACCACCAATGCACCTTTTATCGGCGCAGTATGCTACCCACCCCAACCACCTTCGATCCCAGTCTTCGCATCGCTGCCGATTACGATCTTAACCTCCGTCTTCTGTTGTCGGAGCAGTCGGTCGAGACCGTGCCGACCTTGATCTCGCATTGTCGCTCGGGCGGTTTGAGCGACGCTGGCCATTGGATCACCTATCGCGAAGAAATCACCGTGCGGCGGCGCCATTTCCCCTTCGGCCAACGCCTGCTCTGGGATATCTTCTCCGTTCTCCGCTTTCTGCGTAAAAAGGTGCATCGCCTCCTCCGCCCTGTCTAA
- a CDS encoding O-antigen ligase family protein translates to MTPVAPTSSPFRIIELGLMIAGLAGLATISLMEPATSLMHASPWRSVYTITLLTPWLGLIVNLLRNRLWRPPSIAWSIAFAFLIAVVLTSAVLSPFTRIVLWWSAPVLSGVASVLWIHSHLVTDSNGRLRQRLVEGLAVAAGIMVLRSFMPWARDAIQLSAAGMDFSSLMSLRNAHPLGHSNYTAGATLLGLPWLVHAVVVTRGFQRAVWITLSLFALAVLFSTGSRGGILGFAVLLGGGVLALRLSRRNLILATGAALLLGLVFAAGNPRVRAALATADPASAPHASSVQRLAMAEAGWKLGLERPLFGWGLHATPLVYPRVRAQLGGGAENVLQLHNTPLEWWAGLGVAGIIAMGLLVVLAGRDWCNSPTAAVMLAGYAVFALTDYQLDVPIIVAFIAVAGALLMPKPATVSSSKSRGAALGGCLVIGLIVLLGGRRDPTPEMNARALSIATEPTRAAEAIELLQTSLLLNPDQEIAHFNLGWLLVVHDPVGAAGHFRQAAQLVPDKGGVYFGLALASLNQGKPPQTAHFLALECLNNPRFLSSPWWSLEAIAERRFDTLARFEQLLQQTDQRLPANELWRRNQLIALGEVAPWLGRADLTRQSAYRRERTGYPILMRNLDVRPPLDLYDVRESPLPDDAPAMDLPPKGWLPAPLLLQLLSDSSTPSPN, encoded by the coding sequence GTGACTCCCGTCGCCCCCACGTCATCCCCCTTCCGCATCATCGAGCTCGGCCTCATGATCGCTGGATTGGCAGGACTGGCGACAATCAGTTTGATGGAGCCGGCCACCTCGCTGATGCACGCCTCACCTTGGCGCTCCGTCTACACGATCACCTTACTCACGCCATGGCTCGGTTTGATCGTAAATCTCTTACGAAATCGGCTCTGGCGACCGCCCTCGATCGCGTGGTCGATCGCCTTCGCATTCCTGATCGCAGTCGTGCTCACAAGTGCGGTGCTCAGCCCCTTCACTCGCATCGTATTGTGGTGGTCCGCTCCGGTCCTGTCCGGTGTCGCCTCGGTATTGTGGATTCACTCCCACCTCGTCACGGACTCCAACGGCCGGCTGCGGCAACGATTGGTAGAGGGCCTCGCCGTTGCTGCGGGCATCATGGTGCTGCGAAGCTTTATGCCGTGGGCGCGGGACGCGATTCAGCTCTCAGCTGCCGGCATGGATTTTAGCTCATTGATGAGTCTGCGCAACGCCCACCCACTTGGGCATTCCAACTACACGGCCGGAGCCACGCTGCTCGGCCTACCGTGGCTCGTGCACGCTGTCGTGGTGACGCGCGGCTTTCAGCGAGCCGTCTGGATAACTCTCAGCTTATTTGCACTGGCGGTGCTATTCAGCACCGGCAGTCGGGGCGGAATTCTCGGGTTCGCGGTGCTGCTGGGGGGCGGAGTGCTCGCGCTGCGACTCTCCCGCCGAAACCTGATCCTGGCCACCGGTGCCGCGTTGCTGCTGGGGTTGGTCTTTGCGGCCGGCAATCCGCGCGTGCGGGCCGCTCTGGCAACTGCTGATCCAGCTTCGGCGCCACACGCCAGCTCAGTGCAGCGCTTGGCGATGGCGGAGGCTGGCTGGAAACTGGGTCTGGAGCGCCCCTTGTTTGGATGGGGTCTTCATGCCACGCCCTTGGTTTATCCACGGGTCCGCGCACAACTCGGCGGTGGGGCCGAGAACGTGCTGCAGTTGCACAATACACCGTTGGAATGGTGGGCCGGTTTGGGAGTGGCCGGCATCATCGCGATGGGTCTCCTCGTCGTGCTCGCAGGCCGCGATTGGTGTAATTCACCGACCGCAGCGGTCATGCTCGCAGGGTATGCTGTGTTCGCCCTCACCGACTACCAGTTGGATGTCCCCATCATCGTCGCCTTCATCGCGGTAGCTGGCGCGCTGCTCATGCCCAAACCTGCTACAGTCTCCAGCTCGAAGTCGCGCGGGGCGGCCCTGGGCGGCTGCCTTGTCATCGGGCTGATTGTGCTGCTCGGCGGACGGCGCGATCCTACGCCGGAAATGAATGCCCGTGCCCTGTCGATCGCGACCGAGCCGACGCGCGCAGCGGAAGCAATTGAACTCCTGCAAACCTCTCTGCTGCTAAACCCCGACCAAGAAATCGCCCACTTCAATCTAGGCTGGTTGCTCGTAGTCCACGATCCCGTCGGCGCCGCCGGCCATTTCCGTCAGGCGGCCCAACTCGTGCCGGACAAGGGAGGCGTTTATTTCGGTCTGGCACTCGCCAGCTTGAATCAGGGCAAGCCGCCGCAGACCGCCCATTTCCTCGCGCTCGAGTGCCTCAACAATCCGCGATTCCTCAGCTCGCCTTGGTGGTCGCTGGAGGCTATCGCCGAACGACGGTTCGATACGCTGGCGCGGTTTGAGCAACTTCTGCAGCAGACGGATCAGCGGCTGCCGGCCAACGAACTCTGGCGTCGCAATCAACTTATTGCCCTGGGAGAGGTGGCCCCTTGGTTGGGGCGCGCTGATCTGACTCGCCAATCGGCCTATCGCCGCGAACGCACCGGATACCCGATCCTCATGCGTAATCTGGATGTCCGCCCCCCGCTCGATCTCTACGACGTGCGCGAGAGCCCGCTGCCGGACGACGCCCCTGCCATGGACCTTCCGCCAAAAGGATGGTTGCCTGCGCCCCTGCTCCTGCAACTTCTCAGTGACAGCTCCACACCGTCGCCAAACTGA
- a CDS encoding class I SAM-dependent methyltransferase, with translation MRTRLAKWYAAQHYEPGAWGWLVNPFYLARRALHRNLKEILPRLSGDLLDVGCGTKPYRALIRAHRYVGLDYDTPLRRGAGDADVFYDGGVFPFADAEFDHVLCSQVLEHVFNSDEFLQQIARVLKPSGDLVLTVPFVWDEHEQPHDFARYSSFGLRALLERAGFEIIEHRRTLSDLRVLFQLFNAYLFKVTLSRHQRLNQLCTLVFMAPVTLLGMLIGRVFPRNTDFFLDHVVVARKRVLNSEPV, from the coding sequence TTGAGAACGCGACTCGCCAAATGGTATGCGGCTCAGCACTACGAGCCGGGGGCGTGGGGCTGGCTGGTAAATCCGTTTTATCTGGCGCGTCGGGCGCTGCATCGGAATTTGAAGGAAATCCTTCCGCGCCTAAGTGGCGATTTGTTGGATGTGGGCTGTGGGACCAAGCCTTATCGAGCGTTGATCCGGGCGCATCGCTACGTGGGGCTCGATTACGATACGCCGCTACGACGGGGAGCCGGCGATGCGGATGTGTTTTACGATGGCGGGGTATTCCCATTTGCCGACGCGGAGTTCGATCACGTGCTGTGTTCACAGGTGTTGGAGCACGTGTTCAACTCCGACGAGTTTTTACAGCAAATCGCGCGTGTGCTGAAACCGTCGGGTGATTTGGTGCTGACGGTGCCGTTCGTGTGGGATGAGCATGAGCAGCCGCACGACTTCGCACGCTATTCATCATTCGGGCTTCGCGCACTTTTGGAAAGGGCCGGTTTTGAGATCATTGAACACCGTCGAACGCTTTCTGACCTCAGGGTGCTGTTTCAGCTTTTTAATGCTTACCTGTTCAAAGTGACGCTGAGCCGGCACCAGCGCCTCAATCAGCTGTGCACCCTTGTTTTCATGGCACCGGTCACCTTGCTGGGAATGCTTATCGGACGCGTTTTTCCGCGAAACACAGACTTCTTTCTCGATCACGTAGTGGTCGCGAGGAAGCGCGTCTTGAACTCCGAGCCTGTATGA
- a CDS encoding glycosyltransferase family 2 protein, whose amino-acid sequence MIIVAYKSRDEIGACLESLPQVLNDRAVEVVVVDNYPADGTSEFVGEAFPWVTLLDPGENLGFGAANNLGFEATRGECVLFLNPDTICNQPALQHLVSRVLSEPAIGLITPRLVQADGEMDLACRRSIPTAWDGFCRGVGLSGRFPRSKRFAGYNLTYLPERETYPVGAINGAFMLGRRSVLAKVASPMVPQVFDESFFMYGDDLDLCVRVAQAGFQLVYDGRYDVVHLKGQSVAKDYDKMSVAIFDANRDVYLKHFGKTPVARWKWRCLFGMWKRLALWRASRRGSRRVRPA is encoded by the coding sequence GTGATCATTGTGGCCTACAAGTCGCGGGATGAAATCGGGGCCTGTTTGGAGTCGCTGCCGCAAGTGCTGAACGACCGAGCAGTGGAGGTGGTCGTGGTCGACAACTATCCGGCCGATGGCACGAGCGAATTCGTGGGGGAGGCCTTTCCATGGGTCACGCTGCTCGATCCGGGAGAAAATCTGGGTTTCGGCGCGGCCAACAATCTGGGCTTCGAGGCAACGCGGGGTGAATGTGTGCTCTTCCTCAATCCGGATACGATCTGCAATCAGCCCGCCCTGCAGCACCTCGTTTCGCGGGTTTTAAGTGAGCCCGCCATCGGGTTGATTACGCCGCGGCTGGTGCAGGCCGACGGAGAGATGGACCTTGCCTGCCGTCGCTCAATTCCGACGGCCTGGGATGGGTTTTGTCGCGGGGTGGGGTTGTCGGGCCGTTTCCCGCGGTCGAAACGCTTCGCCGGCTATAACCTGACTTACTTGCCGGAACGCGAAACCTACCCCGTCGGTGCGATCAATGGAGCATTCATGCTCGGTCGCCGCTCGGTGTTGGCAAAGGTGGCGAGTCCGATGGTGCCGCAGGTTTTTGACGAGTCGTTTTTTATGTATGGCGACGACCTCGATCTCTGTGTGCGAGTGGCGCAGGCAGGCTTTCAGTTGGTCTACGACGGCCGTTATGACGTGGTCCACTTGAAGGGGCAAAGCGTGGCCAAGGATTACGACAAAATGTCCGTCGCGATCTTCGACGCGAATCGCGACGTTTATCTGAAGCACTTCGGGAAAACGCCCGTCGCGCGTTGGAAATGGCGTTGCTTATTCGGGATGTGGAAGCGGCTTGCGCTCTGGCGTGCCAGTCGGCGTGGATCCCGCCGAGTGCGGCCGGCCTAG
- a CDS encoding FkbM family methyltransferase, whose product MARSFRTRLKAFANTLLAPAGLSLQLTRDVFDMPGLLARAAARGLRPGSVIDIGASDGCWSLLARPYFPRATFVLFEPLTERAPELAQLEQRYGFRHIAAAAGDEVGETRFAVEDDLDGSGVVPANSDHDTRVVPVETVDHVVATHQLKGPFVLKLDTHGFEVPILSGAIDTLAHVELLIIEAYNFELQPGCLRFHELCAWLEPHGLRPCDVADPMRRPGDGALWQMDLAFAPKTSLLFKSNSFR is encoded by the coding sequence ATGGCTCGCTCGTTTCGCACCCGCCTCAAAGCCTTCGCCAATACCCTGCTCGCCCCGGCGGGGCTGTCGTTACAACTCACGCGAGACGTTTTTGATATGCCGGGTCTTTTGGCGCGCGCGGCTGCACGAGGGCTTCGTCCGGGCAGCGTAATCGATATTGGCGCCTCTGACGGATGCTGGTCCCTGTTGGCTCGCCCCTATTTTCCTCGGGCTACCTTTGTGCTTTTCGAGCCGCTCACAGAACGAGCGCCGGAGCTGGCTCAACTGGAGCAACGGTATGGTTTCCGCCACATCGCGGCAGCCGCGGGTGACGAGGTGGGTGAAACCAGATTCGCCGTCGAGGACGACTTGGATGGCAGCGGCGTCGTCCCCGCCAACAGCGACCACGATACCCGCGTGGTGCCCGTCGAAACAGTCGATCACGTGGTCGCCACGCACCAGCTCAAGGGGCCCTTCGTGCTGAAGCTCGACACCCACGGTTTTGAGGTTCCGATCCTCTCCGGGGCGATCGATACCCTCGCGCACGTTGAACTCCTCATCATTGAGGCCTATAATTTTGAACTACAACCCGGGTGCCTACGCTTCCACGAACTATGTGCGTGGCTCGAGCCCCACGGCCTGCGTCCGTGCGATGTGGCCGATCCGATGCGGCGCCCCGGCGATGGCGCGCTTTGGCAAATGGATCTGGCGTTCGCCCCGAAAACCAGCCTGCTGTTTAAATCCAACAGCTTCCGCTAG
- a CDS encoding sugar transferase — MAQSSNNPLRDSLLPSILLVGDTLVAFGGLSLAYWLRYHSMLATLGIDVPWASYGQYRPLLLVGVIFLVGAFAQRGLYDGRVVLRKQFALNLLARATVYWVVVYLAFSLVVKFDPPISRLFVVFGGVTTLLLLWLWRNVFYYVATRPRCLPHLQRRVALLGWNESAASLLQEIPPGGSHPYQLIGCVTDDDAPLPLRRLGPVHDLAAILKAEKIDVLLATRLDFGSDELARITATCEQAYAEWKVMPTAFPIFLSGLRLQTVGRIPVVGVEDLAINRLMNRMVKRIVDLAGATVGLIVSAPVIAVLAWLIKRESPQGDILFRQTRIGADHRPFTLYKLRSMHPDAAKSDSTHQSTRQGDTRVLRVGAFMRRWNLDELPQYWNVLRGQMSLVGPRPERPHHVEQLAERIPHYLPRHLVKPGMTGWAQVNGLRGATDLAERIRYDIFYIENWSLWFDLQIIGLTFLRWRSGAV, encoded by the coding sequence ATGGCCCAGTCCTCCAACAATCCGCTGCGCGATTCTCTGCTACCGTCCATCCTCCTGGTCGGTGACACGTTGGTGGCGTTTGGCGGTCTCTCACTGGCCTATTGGCTGAGATACCACTCCATGTTGGCTACATTGGGCATAGACGTGCCGTGGGCCTCGTATGGCCAGTATCGGCCTTTGTTGCTTGTGGGCGTGATCTTCCTCGTGGGTGCCTTCGCCCAACGCGGCCTCTACGATGGCCGTGTAGTGCTGCGAAAGCAGTTCGCGCTCAACCTGCTGGCGCGGGCGACCGTGTATTGGGTGGTGGTCTACCTGGCCTTCTCGTTGGTCGTGAAGTTCGACCCGCCGATCTCGCGTCTTTTCGTGGTCTTCGGAGGTGTCACCACCCTGTTGCTGCTGTGGCTCTGGCGAAACGTTTTCTACTACGTCGCAACGCGGCCGCGTTGCCTGCCCCACCTGCAAAGACGAGTGGCGCTCCTGGGATGGAATGAGTCGGCCGCGTCGTTACTGCAGGAGATCCCCCCGGGCGGTTCCCATCCGTATCAGCTTATTGGATGCGTTACTGACGACGATGCTCCGCTACCGTTGCGTCGCCTGGGCCCCGTCCACGACCTCGCCGCAATCCTCAAGGCGGAGAAGATAGACGTGCTGCTGGCGACCCGCTTGGATTTCGGCAGTGACGAACTCGCCCGGATTACAGCGACCTGTGAACAGGCCTACGCGGAATGGAAAGTCATGCCTACGGCCTTCCCCATCTTTCTCAGCGGGCTCCGGCTCCAAACCGTCGGCCGTATCCCCGTTGTCGGCGTTGAAGACCTCGCCATCAACCGTTTGATGAATCGCATGGTGAAGCGGATCGTTGACCTGGCGGGTGCGACCGTCGGCCTGATCGTTTCGGCCCCCGTGATCGCCGTGCTGGCATGGCTAATCAAACGCGAATCGCCGCAGGGAGACATCCTCTTCCGCCAAACACGCATCGGGGCCGACCACCGCCCCTTCACCCTCTACAAGCTCCGGAGCATGCACCCGGATGCTGCTAAGTCAGACTCGACGCACCAGAGCACCCGCCAAGGGGACACTCGCGTATTGCGCGTCGGTGCCTTCATGCGGCGCTGGAACCTCGATGAACTGCCGCAATACTGGAATGTCCTGCGCGGCCAGATGAGCTTGGTCGGGCCCCGCCCGGAGCGTCCCCATCACGTCGAACAACTGGCCGAGCGCATCCCCCATTATCTACCGCGACACTTGGTCAAACCCGGCATGACCGGCTGGGCCCAGGTCAATGGACTGCGTGGCGCCACCGATCTCGCCGAACGCATCCGCTACGATATTTTTTATATCGAGAATTGGTCGTTGTGGTTCGACCTGCAGATCATCGGGTTGACCTTTCTGCGCTGGCGAAGCGGAGCCGTCTAA
- a CDS encoding methyltransferase, TIGR04325 family, producing MAQRIPVVLFAYARPKHLERVLSCLRENEVPLILAFADGAKSTDSSESEDVTAVRRLLRAVDWTELKLIERDNNMGLGPNVLDGVTRAAAEYDAFVVWEDDLICVPGTYAWLCAALERYADNPSVMSVTAWNHPRVTPEHVAEGSYFDRRAECWVWGTYARAWAGMPNEVAEAKMQAARQMGWGSSDYGADLPIMARDEAVKRTWASRWLYHHLQHNGLCLRPTRSFVEHIGFDESATNAAAATAWRNDSLPPNAELPTQWPEVAEHPDCRRLWQKACPRETWTQKWRRRLRARMPAAWVETIRRRRGVAGFYGDYSDYPAARAASSGYATDAIRQRVVAASRAVRDGAAAWERDTVLFDHPAVNQPLLAALQRAAASRRGTLRVVDFGGALGSVWWQHRRELTELGEVTWHVVEQETLAEIGKQEFSNESLHFYSSLAACCAEATPDVVLMSAVLAYLPDPYEALACVARSGTEWVILDRCGFTRGGGDRLTVQQVPREIYRASYPCWFVDRERVIGLLGAEWVLRDEWGTIDEGGEWFEFRGMLFQRANRNQRTPA from the coding sequence ATGGCCCAACGCATCCCCGTAGTCTTGTTCGCTTACGCCCGCCCAAAACACCTCGAGCGGGTCTTAAGTTGTCTACGGGAGAATGAGGTTCCGCTGATTCTCGCCTTCGCAGATGGCGCGAAATCCACGGATTCTTCCGAATCCGAAGACGTCACAGCTGTCCGACGTTTGCTACGTGCGGTTGACTGGACGGAGCTGAAGTTGATCGAGCGGGATAACAACATGGGGCTCGGTCCCAATGTGCTGGACGGCGTGACCAGGGCGGCGGCGGAGTATGACGCATTCGTAGTCTGGGAGGATGATTTGATCTGTGTGCCAGGGACGTATGCGTGGCTGTGTGCCGCTCTGGAACGCTATGCCGATAATCCGAGCGTGATGAGCGTCACCGCCTGGAACCATCCCCGAGTGACCCCGGAACATGTTGCGGAGGGTTCGTATTTCGATCGTCGGGCGGAGTGTTGGGTCTGGGGGACCTATGCCCGCGCCTGGGCGGGTATGCCAAACGAAGTCGCGGAAGCCAAGATGCAGGCGGCACGACAAATGGGTTGGGGCTCCTCCGACTACGGGGCTGATTTGCCGATCATGGCGCGTGACGAAGCAGTGAAACGCACGTGGGCATCGCGGTGGCTGTATCATCATCTTCAACACAACGGGCTGTGCCTGCGGCCGACACGGTCATTCGTGGAGCACATCGGGTTCGACGAATCCGCCACCAATGCGGCGGCGGCGACGGCTTGGCGCAACGATTCGTTGCCGCCGAATGCCGAACTCCCGACGCAGTGGCCAGAGGTTGCGGAACACCCCGATTGCAGGCGTCTATGGCAAAAGGCCTGCCCGCGGGAAACGTGGACGCAGAAATGGCGACGGCGCCTTCGTGCGCGAATGCCCGCTGCTTGGGTGGAAACGATCCGCCGTCGTCGAGGCGTTGCCGGCTTCTACGGGGACTACTCGGACTATCCGGCGGCGAGAGCGGCATCGAGCGGATACGCGACGGATGCAATTCGCCAGCGGGTCGTGGCTGCCTCGCGGGCGGTGCGGGATGGAGCGGCGGCGTGGGAACGCGATACGGTCCTGTTCGATCATCCGGCGGTGAATCAGCCTCTTCTGGCGGCGCTGCAGCGTGCGGCCGCCTCCAGGCGAGGCACTCTGCGCGTGGTGGACTTTGGTGGCGCGTTGGGCAGTGTCTGGTGGCAGCACCGGCGCGAGCTGACAGAGCTCGGTGAAGTAACGTGGCACGTGGTGGAACAAGAAACCTTGGCGGAGATCGGGAAGCAGGAATTCAGCAACGAATCGCTGCATTTCTATTCCAGTCTGGCGGCGTGCTGCGCTGAGGCCACGCCCGACGTGGTTCTGATGTCGGCCGTGTTGGCGTATTTGCCTGACCCCTACGAGGCCCTCGCCTGCGTTGCTCGAAGTGGCACCGAGTGGGTTATTCTAGACCGCTGTGGGTTCACGCGCGGAGGAGGCGATCGATTGACCGTGCAACAGGTGCCCCGGGAAATCTATCGAGCGAGCTATCCCTGCTGGTTTGTGGATCGAGAGAGAGTGATCGGGCTTTTGGGCGCCGAATGGGTCTTGCGGGACGAGTGGGGGACCATTGACGAAGGGGGGGAGTGGTTTGAGTTTCGCGGCATGTTATTCCAGCGCGCCAACCGCAACCAGAGGACTCCGGCTTGA